A single Brassica rapa cultivar Chiifu-401-42 chromosome A04, CAAS_Brap_v3.01, whole genome shotgun sequence DNA region contains:
- the LOC117133644 gene encoding uncharacterized protein LOC117133644, with product MHLRGNGLLETIDSSKTVSDEKKAKAMIFLRHHIHDGLKDEYITKEDPCDLWKSLKERFDHQKYVILPKAKHEWIHLRFQDYKSVSEFNSAMFGITSRMMLCGEKISDYDMIEKTLSTFHPENVILQQQYRVSGYTRYSELMQVLLVAEQNNQLVTLNHQARPTGSAPFPEANVASSSYDNRRGRGRGRGGNRYHGRGRGRGRRFRPYDERNDKDFHENERNEKGQDDKRQTGKVCYRCGMKGHWVRNCRTPKHLADLYRESQKGKEKGRGETNFISDEPGPSFHGLNDDTHLDVSDFLVEPESIDE from the coding sequence ATGCACCTGAGAGGAAACGGGCTTTTGGAAACCATCGATAGTTCAAAAACGGTGTCGGATGAGAAAAAGGCTAAAGCCATGATATTTTTACGACACCACATCCATGATGGTTTAAAGGATGAATATATTACGAAAGAGGATCCTTGTGACCTCTGGAAATCTTTAAAAGAGAGGTTCGATCACCAAAAATATGTGATCTTACCGAAAGCTAAACACGAGTGGATCCATCTCCGGTTCCAGGATTACAAAAGTGTTAGTGAGTTTAATTCTGCGATGTTCGGAATTACTTCGAGGATGATGTTATGTGGAGAGAAAATAAGTGATTATGATATGATCGAGAAAACTCTCTCCACGTTCCATCCTGAAAATGTAATCCTGCAACAACAATACCGAGTGAGTGGATATACCCGTTACTCGGAGTTGATGCAAGTCCTCCTTGTAGCGGAGCAGAATAATCAACTCGTGACTTTAAACCATCAAGCTCGTCCCACTGGATCTGCTCCATTCCCTGAAGCGAATGTTGCATCATCCAGTTATGATAATAGGAGAGGACGAGGTCGTGGACGTGGTGGAAACCGTTATCATGGTCGTggaagaggacgaggaagaagattcCGTCCCTATGATGAAAGAAATGATAAAGACTTCCACGAAAATGAAAGGAATGAAAAGGGCCAGGATGATAAAAGGCAAACGGGAAAGGTTTGCTACAGATGCGGCATGAAAGGTCATTGGGTACGTAACTGTCGTACGCCAAAACATTTAGCCGATCTGTATAGAGAATCCCAAAAGGGAAAAGAGAAAGGAAGAGGTGAAACTAACTTCATCTCTGATGAACCTGGACCATCCTTTCATGGTTTAAACGATGATACTCATCTCGACGTATCAGACTTTCTGGTTGAACCAGAGAGTATCGATGAGTGA
- the LOC103863280 gene encoding transcriptional regulator TAC1, with product MSRKYSDRRSYSWSGQARPYICDFCERGFSNAQALGGHMNIHRKDRAKLRQANLKEDDREDSTCTTSRNRLEQDLIELPFFVDTVSSSTKQDKNTSGDYLRDEEEKKMRMLQKALSQSAEVIDLELRLGLDPYKKSPST from the coding sequence ATGAGCCGAAAATACTCGGATCGTCGATCATATTCATGGTCTGGACAAGCAAGACCATACATATGCGATTTTTGCGAGAGAGGTTTCTCCAACGCACAAGCTTTAGGAGGGCACATGAACATCCACAGAAAAGACAGGGCAAAGCTGCGACAAGCGAACTTAAAAGAAGATGATCGTGAAGACTCCACGTGCACCACTTCGAGAAATCGGCTCGAGCAAGATCTGATTGAATTGCCTTTCTTCGTTGATACGGTCAGTTCATCAACAAAACAAGACAAAAATACAAGTGGAGACTATTtgagagatgaagaagagaagaaaatgaGGATGCTTCAAAAAGCTTTGTCTCAAAGTGCAGAAGTGATAGATCTTGAGCTTCGTCTAGGACTAGATCCTTATAAGAAATCACCAAGTACGTAa